The segment GCTCCGAGGGCGGCCTGCAGACCGGCGGCGCGGGTCGCGGCGGCATCCTTGGCGTTGACGTTGTAGCCGACGGGGGAGTCCAGGATCAGGCGACCCACGTGGTCGGGGTGGGCGGCCGCGTAGGCCAGCGCCACCGACGATCCGCTGCCGACGCCGAGGAGGGCGAGCCGGTCGACGTCCCACCGGTCCCGCAACTGCTCGAGGTCGGTGGCGGCGGACGCTGCGGAGTAGTCGAGCTGGTCGGGGGTGAGGGTGTCGTTGCACTGGTCGGCGGCGCCGCGCGCACTGTCGGCGAGGCCGTCGACACGCGCGGGGAGGTCGCGCTTGCCGTCGGCGCCGTTGGTCCGGTACGCGGCGCGCTGCCGGGTGGTCATGCAGTCGATGACGCCGGAGGTGCCGGTTCCGCGGTGGTCCACGGCCACCACCGGTCGTGCGTCGAGGAGCGAACGGCCGTCGCCGTCGGCGAAGAGCAGGAGGGTGCGGGAGCTCGGCAGGTCGTCGCCGGAGGTCAGGACGAGGGGGACGGCGTCGTCCGGGGTGGCGGACGTGCGGGCACGGACCACTCCGATGCGGATGGTGTTGCTGGTGCTGTTGTCGGCGTTGACGGGGACGTCGTAGGTGGCGCAGTCGAGCTTCACGCCGTTCGGGACGGTGGTCTTGTACTTGTCGGCGATCTTGGCGGCGCACGGCTTCCAGTTGAGGTGCGACTTCGGTGCCGAGAGGCCGGGCTGTGCGGCAGTCGTGGGACCGGAGTGATCGCCGACGTCGCCGCGCACGATGTCCGGACCGGTGTCCGGTCCGACGGCGCACCCGGTGAGGAGTGCGAGGACGGCGATCAGCGCGACGATCGGGGCACCGGCCGCGGCGACTGGGGATCGGTGTCCGGCTGAGTGCATGCCCGCGAGCCTAGTCGGTGGACGCCGGCGGTCGCGGGACGGCACGCTCCCACAACTGGAACTGGAAGCCGTCGTCGTTGGCGAGTTGGTGGCGCAGTCGCATCCGGTTCGGTCCGTCCGGCTCGGCGCCGTGGGAGATCCGCGGCGCGGCGCCGCCGGTCAGGATGGGACTGACGGTGAGCGCCAGCTCGTCGAGCAGGTCGGCGGCGGCCACCGCGGCGAGGAACCGGGGGCCGCCTTCGCACAGGATCCTGGTGAGCCCGCGCTCGGCGAGCTGGTCGAGGAGGCGTCGGGGGTCGACGTCGTCGTCGCCGCAGTCGAGGAGGGTCGCGCCGGCGTCGACGAGTCGAGTGCGGGCGGCAGCTGGGGCGTTCGTGCAGGTCGCGACCACGACAGCGGGATCGGTCAGGGTCGTGTACTCGGCGGGGATGGTGAGGCTGCGTGACACCAGGACCAGCAGCGGGACACGAGACTGGCCGCGGGCGGACCGTGCGGCGGTGTCGTCGGTGGCGACCGTCGGCGGGTGGTAACCCTCGTTGACCGCCGTCTGTGCACCGACGACGATCACATCCGCGAGGCTGCGTTGCAGGTGGAAGATCCGGTGGTCGTCGGGGCCGCCGAGCGCGCCGGACTTGCCGTCTGCGGTGGCGGCGCCGTCGATGCTCGCGATCATGTTCGCGCGGATCACGGGCCGGTCGGAGGGCGGGAAGGCGTACGCCCGAGTCAGCTGGTCCGCTGTGACATCAGTCGCTTTCTGCATGAGGAACATGAGTCCATCATGCGGGTCCTCGTTACCCTTGACTGATGCTGGCACGACTTAGCGATCGGAACCCGGTCCTGGCACCCGACCAACTCATCGACGACATGGTGCCGCCGAGGATGTTCGACGAGGTGAGCTTCGACTCCTACATTCCCGACCCGAACGAGCCCAGCCAGACCGATGCGGTCAACGCCTGCCGTCGATTCGTGGAGCGGGCGTCGAAGATTCGGACCGGCGGCAAGCGGAGCTTCTTCCGCAAGTCGACGCCGCCGCAGGGCATCGGCGTGTACCTCGACGGCGGGTTCGGTGTCGGCAAGACGCATCTCCTCGCGTCCGTGTACCACTCCATGCCCGAGCCCAAGGCGTTCGCGACCTTCGGCGAGGTCACCAACGTGGTCGGAGCCATGGGCTACGTCGACGCGCTCGAGCGCCTGTCGGGTCACAGTGTCCTCTGCATCGATGAGTTCGAGCTCGACGATCCGGGCGACACCATGGTCGTCTCGCGTCTGCTGACTGAGCTCGTCGCGCGCGGCGTCTCCATCGTCGCGACGTCGAACACGCTCCCCGGCCAGCTCGGTGAGGGTCGTTTCGCCGCCCAGGACTTCCTACGCGAGATCCAGAAGCTGTCGGCGATCTTCGAGACTCTCCGCGTCGACGGTCCCGACTACCGCCACCGCGATCTGCCGCCGGCTCCCGAGCCGTCGACCAATGCCGAGCTCGAGGCGTTCGCCGAGAACACCGTCGGTGCGACCCTCGACGAGTTCGACGATCTCGTCGAGCACCTCGCCAAGATGCACCCGTCCAAGTACAAGGCGCTGGTCGAGGGCATCTCGCTGGTCTGCGTCAAGAACGTGCATCCGGCGCCCGATCAGGCTGTCGCGCTGCGGCTGGTGGCGCTCACCGACCGCCTGTACGACGCCGAGATCCCGGTCAGCATCTCGGGCGTCAAGTTGGACGAGATCTTCACCCCGGAGATGGTGGCGGGTGGTTACCGCAAGAAGTACCTGCGCGCGGTGTCCCGGTTGCTTGCGCTGAGTCGATTCGCGGGAGCGACCGACTGACATGCAGGGGCCGCTGATCCTGTTGTCCCTGGGCGCGGGTGCACTCACCGAGTATCTGCCCGCCGTTCAGGGAGAGCAGTACGTCCGGATCGGGTACATCGACGAGGCGCAGCGACACCTGCTCGACCAGCCCTTCACCGGGCCGGAGCGTGAGCGTCTGGTCCGGTTCGGCTACCACGTGGTGAACATCGACCTGCGGAAGAACGGCTTCGAGGACGATCTTGCGGGCGTCGACGCCGTCTACCTCAGCGGCGGCGACACCTTCGCACTGATGAGCGGTTTGCGCCGCAGCGGTGCCGACACGATCATCGCCGACCGAGTCCGCGACGGCATGCCCTATGTCGGTCTGAGCGCGGGCGCCGTCGTCGCCGGCCCCGACATCGAACCGGCGGCCCT is part of the Gordonia phthalatica genome and harbors:
- a CDS encoding alpha/beta fold hydrolase; amino-acid sequence: MHSAGHRSPVAAAGAPIVALIAVLALLTGCAVGPDTGPDIVRGDVGDHSGPTTAAQPGLSAPKSHLNWKPCAAKIADKYKTTVPNGVKLDCATYDVPVNADNSTSNTIRIGVVRARTSATPDDAVPLVLTSGDDLPSSRTLLLFADGDGRSLLDARPVVAVDHRGTGTSGVIDCMTTRQRAAYRTNGADGKRDLPARVDGLADSARGAADQCNDTLTPDQLDYSAASAATDLEQLRDRWDVDRLALLGVGSGSSVALAYAAAHPDHVGRLILDSPVGYNVNAKDAAATRAAGLQAALGAFLRRCAGAGCAIGADGPAVLGRLMTAGATPTDGALSDTEVLLAVTTALAVDDTSPDGLKALGSALADADRGDTAALKTLADLGRILRLDDGQVVARCNDLRGRPGSDQIAGLARDWSGRNPLTGVTTALDLVRCDGWGVTDTPAAPDSFSVAPLILVGKNDPINGADAANNLTPLFLAANTEPTTVSWDGLGYSVAAHSRCATGLIGDYLGPKPLGKPTQRSCPV
- a CDS encoding dihydrofolate reductase family protein — protein: MQKATDVTADQLTRAYAFPPSDRPVIRANMIASIDGAATADGKSGALGGPDDHRIFHLQRSLADVIVVGAQTAVNEGYHPPTVATDDTAARSARGQSRVPLLVLVSRSLTIPAEYTTLTDPAVVVATCTNAPAAARTRLVDAGATLLDCGDDDVDPRRLLDQLAERGLTRILCEGGPRFLAAVAAADLLDELALTVSPILTGGAAPRISHGAEPDGPNRMRLRHQLANDDGFQFQLWERAVPRPPASTD
- the zapE gene encoding cell division protein ZapE, which produces MLARLSDRNPVLAPDQLIDDMVPPRMFDEVSFDSYIPDPNEPSQTDAVNACRRFVERASKIRTGGKRSFFRKSTPPQGIGVYLDGGFGVGKTHLLASVYHSMPEPKAFATFGEVTNVVGAMGYVDALERLSGHSVLCIDEFELDDPGDTMVVSRLLTELVARGVSIVATSNTLPGQLGEGRFAAQDFLREIQKLSAIFETLRVDGPDYRHRDLPPAPEPSTNAELEAFAENTVGATLDEFDDLVEHLAKMHPSKYKALVEGISLVCVKNVHPAPDQAVALRLVALTDRLYDAEIPVSISGVKLDEIFTPEMVAGGYRKKYLRAVSRLLALSRFAGATD
- a CDS encoding Type 1 glutamine amidotransferase-like domain-containing protein; this encodes MQGPLILLSLGAGALTEYLPAVQGEQYVRIGYIDEAQRHLLDQPFTGPERERLVRFGYHVVNIDLRKNGFEDDLAGVDAVYLSGGDTFALMSGLRRSGADTIIADRVRDGMPYVGLSAGAVVAGPDIEPAALMDDPGMGLDLADFRGLGLTDTVVIPHADGQLPPYPSELIDRTLNEYGDRFTLLPLYDDQALIVDDEGSRVVDSTEPA